A portion of the Homalodisca vitripennis isolate AUS2020 chromosome 2, UT_GWSS_2.1, whole genome shotgun sequence genome contains these proteins:
- the LOC124355546 gene encoding probable FAD synthase, producing the protein MISIGIIIILLQGSIDYIMCGRSAGIILVGDEILKGQVKDTNSHFMCKRFRAVGTKVLKISVVEDIVDEIAKTVEEFSGRFDIVVTSGGIGPTHDDVTYAGVAAAFGDKIVCNDILLDYWNKTFNSSVTQSARLLSSVPQSAEIIWANTESVLYSNRKGEEIKTFPVVKVRNVFVLPGVPQYLEALFVALEKDNFQSQGRSFYTGRIYLSVDEEWILKALNKSVQDCKDCVFGSYPVINNDRYKTQITVEADG; encoded by the exons atgatttctattggtattattattattttgcttcaag GTTCTATAGATTACATCATGTGTGGGAGATCCGCTGGAATAATTTTAGTGGGAGATGAAATATTGAAGGGACAAGTGAAAGATACGAACTCACACTTTATGTGCAAACGCTTCCGAGCAGTCGGAACTAAAGTGCTGAAGATATCGGTGGTGGAAGATATCGTGGATGAAATAGCAAAGACTGTGGAAGAGTTTTCCGGTAGGTTCGATATTGTCGTGACCTCGGGGGGAATAGGGCCAACGCATGATGACGTGACGTACGCTGGTGTTGCGGCAGCTTTTGGTGACAAAATTGTTTGTAACGATATTCTTCTAGACTACTGGAATAAGACCTTCAACTCCAGTGTTACGCAGAGTGCAAGGCTGCTGTCTTCTGTACCCCAGTCAGCGGAAATAATCTGGGCGAACACAGAGTCCGTGCTTTACTCGAACAGGAAAGGTGAGGAAATCAAGACGTTTCCTGTCGTGAAGGTCCGCAATGTGTTCGTGTTACCGGGTGTTCCCCAATATTTAGAAGCTCTGTTTGTCGCCTTGGAAAAGGATAATTTTCAGAGTCAAGGCCGGTCATTCTACACCGGCAGGATATACTTGTCAGTAGATGAGGAGTGGATATTAAAAGCGCTAAATAAGAGTGTGCAAGATTGCAAGGATTGTGTGTTTGGTTCTTACCCAGTGATCAATAACGATCGGTACAAAACTCAGATAACAGTGGAAGCGGA TGGATAG
- the LOC124353608 gene encoding FAD synthase-like, whose protein sequence is MSSPVYKFLETTADPQLAASLQNSIKIVEQGLKRYSGDSLMLSFNGGKDCTVLLHIILAVWQQLGIPGSLQTVYFRPANPFPEIERFIADTVDRYKLHLTTLAGPIKPALAVLAEQNPNVQAIFLGTRRTDPFSSNLSDFQMTDPGWTQLMRINPILDWSYRDVWTFLRGTAVPYCSLYDQGYTSLGNQDNTKPNPSLRLTEPGGKENYQPAWMLTDDSGERHGRSQQEVGGGQVSTSK, encoded by the exons ATGTCCAGTCCTGTCTACAAGTTTTTGGAGACAACAGCTGACCCACAGCTGGCCGCTTCACTACAAAATTCTATTAAG ATTGTGGAGCAGGGGCTGAAACGTTACTCAGGAGACAGTTTGATGCTCAGCTTCAATGGTGGCAAGGACTGCACAGTGCTTCTTCACATCATCTTAGCTGTCTGGCAACAACTGGGCATCCCTGGGTCACTGCAAACTGTGTACTTCAGGCCTGCCAATCCATTCCCTGAAATTGAACGGTTTATTGCCGACACCGTTGACAG ATATAAGCTGCATCTGACAACATTGGCGGGACCAATCAAGCCGGCGCTGGCAGTCTTGGCGGAACAAAATCCGAACGTCCAGGCGATATTTCTTGGCACTCGACGCACCGATCCCTTCTCATCCAACTTGAGTGATTTTCAG ATGACAGATCCCGGCTGGACCCAGCTGATGAGGATAAACCCTATTCTTGACTGGAGCTACCGTGACGTCTGGACTTTCCTCAGAGGCACAGCAGTACCCTACTGTTCTCTGTATGACCAGGG ATATACATCTCTAGGTAACCAGGACAACACAAAACCCAACCCCAGCTTGCGTCTGACGGAACCGGGTGGTAAGGAAAATTACCAGCCGGCGTGGATGCTGACAGATGATTCTGGGGAGAGGCACGGTCGTTCACAACAAG AAGTGGGTGGTGGACAAGTCTCTACAAGCAAGTGA
- the LOC124353607 gene encoding tRNA (guanine(37)-N1)-methyltransferase-like, with protein MNTVKASIFRCNCVTVSCVIFSLHYLVRSYSFIKMVTLAPPLAVRGMKKLDRDRFAQTIDIPCLRVKSSSVGTLTGLLKRYLLKMRSFKAIRPVCSENGVVEDIREVVLDPRIITSFGDFTVQDRELLGQMGIDESSFKQGQLDLTYDNWAADDVLAAVLPEGVETAAGYSLIGHIVHVNLREHLHEYKHVIGEVLLDKIKQARTVVNKVDTIDSTFRVFNMEVLAGEPDFVTEVKENSLRFKFDFSAVYWNSRLGTEHERIVKKLSSGDVLYDVFAGVGPFSIPAAKKKCFVLANDLNPESYKWLQKNAKLNKVEEFITAFNKDGADFIKEEVKNHILEHRGEQRSHIVMNLPAIAVSFLPAFKYLFSMDQLKQIRMLPLIHVYCFVKGEGNSKEMATSLVEDQLNCSISEAVSEVFFVRNVAPNKDMMRVSFHLTESMVLGGKRPLELETGVKEKEVKKTK; from the coding sequence atGAATACAGTGAAGGCTAGTATTTTTAGGTGCAATTGTGTAACAGTGTCGTGCGTAATATTTTCTCTCCATTATTTAGTCCGaagttacagttttataaaaatggttactTTGGCTCCCCCACTTGCAGTCAGAGGAATGAAGAAACTTGATCGTGACCGTTTCGCTCAGACTATAGACATTCCCTGTCTCCGTGTCAAAAGTAGTTCAGTCGGGACTCTGACAGGATTGTTGAAGAGATATCTTCTTAAGATGCGTAGCTTCAAGGCGATTCGGCCAGTGTGCAGTGAAAATGGAGTGGTAGAGGACATCAGAGAAGTGGTTCTTGATCCAAGGATTATTACAAGTTTCGGTGATTTCACTGTTCAGGATCGGGAACTACTGGGACAGATGGGGATCGATGAATCATCTTTTAAACAAGGTCAGCTTGACTTAACCTACGACAACTGGGCTGCAGACGATGTGTTAGCTGCAGTGTTACCAGAGGGGGTGGAGACTGCTGCAGGCTATTCTCTGATAGGACACATTGTCCATGTTAATCTTCGGGAACACCTGCACGAGTACAAACATGTCATCGGTGAGGTGTTGCTCGACAAGATCAAACAGGCTCGGACTGTCGTTAACAAGGTGGACACCATAGACAGCACGTTCAGAGTGTTCAACATGGAGGTGTTAGCCGGCGAGCCAGATTTTGTCACAGAAGTCAAAGAGAACTCGCTCCGCTTTAAGTTTGACTTTTCCGCTGTCTACTGGAACTCCCGGTTGGGCACTGAGCACGAACGTATTGTCAAAAAATTAAGTTCTGGAGATGTGCTCTATGACGTATTTGCTGGAGTCGGTCCTTTCTCAATTCCAGCAGCAAAGAAAAAATGCTTTGTTCTGGCCAATGATTTGAACCCAGAGTCTTATAAATGGCTTCAAAAgaatgcaaaattaaataaagttgaaGAGTTCATAACAGCTTTTAACAAAGATGGAGCAGACTTTATAAAAGAAGAAGTAAAGAATCATATTCTTGAGCATAGGGGAGAGCAAAGGTCACACATTGTAATGAATTTGCCTGCTATTGCAGTTAGTTTTCTACCAGCCTTCAAGTATCTGTTCTCAATGGACcagttaaaacaaattagaatGTTACCATTGATACATGTCTATTGTTTTGTAAAAGGAGAAGGTAACAGTAAAGAAATGGCTACATCATTAGTTGAAGACCAGTTGAATTGCTCTATTTCAGAAGCAGTCAGTGAGGTTTTCTTTGTACGCAATGTTGCTCCCAACAAGGATATGATGAGGGTTTCTTTTCACTTGACAGAATCCATGGTTCTAGGTGGGAAACGGCCTTTAGAACTGGAGACAGGTGTGAAAGAAAAGGAAGTTAAGAAAACCAAATAA